Genomic window (Xenopus laevis strain J_2021 chromosome 3S, Xenopus_laevis_v10.1, whole genome shotgun sequence):
CGATAATACACAGACACGTAGAGAACATACAGAGCGGATTCACTTCTCTCAGCCGTCGATAATACACGGACACGTAGAGAACATACAGAGCGGATTCACTTCTCTCAGCCGTCAATAATACACGGACACGTAGAGAACATACAAAGAGGATTCACTTCTCTCAGCCTTCGATAATACACGGACACGTAGAGAACATACAGAGCGGATTCACTTCTCTCAGCCGTCGATAATACACGGACACGTAGAGAACATACAGATCAGATTCACTTCTCTCAGCCGTCGATAATACACGGACACGTAGAGAACATACAGAGCGGATTCACTTCTCTCTGCCGTTGATAATACACGGACACATAGAGAACATACAGAGAGGATTCGCTTCTCTCAGCAGTCGATAATACACGGACACGTAGAGAACATACAGAGCAGATTCACTTCTCTCAGCCGTCGATAATACACGGACACGTAGAGAACATACAGAGCAGATTCACTTCTCTCAGCCGTCGATAATACACGGACACGTAGAGAACATACAGAGCGTCGATAATACACGGACACGTAGAGAAAATACAGAGCAGATTCACTTTTCTCTCAGCCGTCGATAATACACGGACACGTAGAGAACATACAGAGCGGATTCGCTTCTCTCAGCCGTCGATAATACACGGACACGTAGAGAACATACAGAGCGGATTCACTTCTCTCAGCCGTCAATAATACACGGACACGTAGAGAACATACAAAGAGGATTCACTTCTCTCAGCCTTCGATAATACACGGACACGTAGAGAACATACAGAGCGGATTCGCTTCTCTCAGCCGTCGATAATACACGGACACGTAGAGAACATACAGATCAGATTCACTTCTCTCAGCCGTCGATAATACACGGACACGTAGAGAACATACAGAGCGGATTCACTTCTCTCTGCCGTTGATAATACACGGACACATAGAGAACATACAGAGAGGATTCGCTTCTCTCAGCAGTCGATAATACACGGACACGTAGAGAACATACAGAGCAGATTCACTTCTCTCAGCCGTCGATAATACACGGACACGTAGAGAACATACAGAGCAGATTCACTTCTCTCAGCCGTCGATAATACACGGACACGTAGAGAACATACAGAGCAGATTCACTTCTCTCAGCCGTCGATAATACACGGACACGTAGAGAACATACAGATCAGATTCACTTCTCTCAGCCGTCGATAATACACGGACACGTAGAGAACATACAGAGCGGATTCACTTCTCTCAGCCGTCGATAATACACGGACACGTAGAGAACATACAGAGCGGATTCACTTCTCTCAGCCGTCAATAATACACGGACACGTAGAGAACATACAGAGCGGATTCACTTCTCTCAGCCGTCAATAATACACGGACACGTAGAGAACATACAGAGCGGATTCACTTCTCTCAGCCGTCGATAATACACGGACACATAGAGAACATACAGAGCGGATTCACTTCTCTCAGCCGTCAATAATACACGGACACGTAGAGAACATACAGAGCGGATTCACTTCTCTCAGCCGTCAATAATACACGGACACGTAGAGAACATACAGAGCGGATTCACTTCTCTCAGCCGTCGATAATACACAGACACGTAGAGAACATACAGAGCTGATTTGTTTCTCTCAGCCGTCGATAATACACGGACACGTAGAGAACATACAGATCAGATTCACTTCTCTCAGCCGTCGATAATACACGGACACGTAGAGAACATACAGAGCGTCGATAATACACGGACACGTAGAGAAAATACAGAGCAGATTCACTTTTCTCTCAGCCGTCGATAATACACGGACACGTAGAGAACATACAGAGCGGATTCGCTTCTCTCAGCCGTCGATAATACACGGACACGTAGAGAACATACAGATCAGATTCACTTCTCTCAGCCGTCGATAATACACGGACACGTAGAGAACATACAGAGCGGATTCACTTCTCTCAGCCGTCGATAATACACGGACACGTAGAGAACATACAGAGCGGATTCACTTCTCTCAGCCGTCAATAATACACGGACACGTAGAGAACATACAGAGCGGATTCACTTCTCTCAGCCGTCGATTAATACACGGACACGTAGAGAACATACAAAGAGGATTCACTTCTCTCAGCCGTCGATAATACACGGACACGTAGAGAACATACAGAGCGGATTCACTTCTCTCAGCCGTCGATTAATACACGGACACGTAGAGAACATACAAAGAGGATTCACTTCTCTTAGCCGTCGATAATACACGGACACGTAGAGAACATACAGAGCTGATTTGTTTCTCTCAGCCGTCGATAATACACGGACACGTAGAGAACATACAGAGCTGATTTGTTTCTCTCAGCCGTCGATAATACACGGACACGTAGAGAACATACAGAGCGGATTCACTTCTCTCAGCCGTCAATAATACACGGACACGTAGAGAACATACAGAGCGGATTCACTTCTCTCAGCCGTCGATAATACACGGACACGTAGAGAACATACAGAGCGGATTCACTTCTCTCAGCCGTCAATAATACACGGACACGTAGAGAACATACAGAGCGGATTCACTTCTCTCAGCCGTCGATTAATACACGGACACGTAGAGAACATACAAAGAGGATTCACTTCTCTCAGCCGTTGATAATACACGGACACGTAGAGAACATACAGAGCGGATTCACTTCTCTCAGCCGTTGAATAATACGGATAATAAAGAGCAGAAAGCAGCAAGATTATGGTTAAACTGTAGCTGCTACTTCTGCTAATGCTGCAAATGGAGCTCCGACACCCTCCCTTCTCGGTGCTGATAACCCGACCCATGTTGTGCCTCCCTGTTCTGTCTGTGCTTTTCAACTGCGCCGGGGATATCCCTAGGGCTGATTCTACCCATGATGCTTTGCTCTCTCGACTCTCGGGATAGTCGGGGCTTCGGTCGCTATCTCGTGGGCATTTTGAAAAGTAGTTGTAAATTGAGATTTCGTGAGATTTGAGTTGAATAAATTGAGGGATGTGGTTTGAGTTTTATTGGCTTCCTAGTGTTCACTCAAtagtgacaggttccctttaagcgCTGTGTTCTGGCAAGTTCTCCTGTATTTGTTGTGTTGCTCCTTTAGGGAGATGAGCCCCACTCTATACCATTTGTCACCCAGTTGTGGGTGCTATTGTTTCTCTATAGTGAGTCACACAAGTGCTCCATCAAATTGTGGCTGCTCTGCTTTTCCCCAGGTTGCCGGACCCCCTGCAGACTGGGACGTGCCGGCTGGACAACCTGCCAGTAAGTACAAGTCCATCTCATCCTTTTCTCAGAGCCTCTTATCAAAATATGGGGCTTCCGGGGTGGGTTTGGGGAGGGGAATGGCATTAATATCCACGCGCTGCTTCTAGTTATCATGTTTCTACCTCCAGCTTTACCTCCAGCTCTCCCTCCATCTCCAGCTCTCCctccagctccagctctcccTCCAGCTCTAGTTCTACCTCCATCTCTCCCTCCAGCTCCATCTCTCCCTCCATCTCCAGCTCTCCCTCCATCTCCAGCTCTCCCTCCATCTCCAGCTCTCCCTCCATCTCCAGCTCTCCCTCCATCTCCAGCTCTCCCTCCAGCTCTCCCTCCATCTCCAGCTCTCCCTCCAGCTCTAGTTCTACCTCCAGCTCTAGTTCTACCTCCAGCTCTAGTTCTACCTCCAGCTCTAGTTCTACCTCCAGCTCTAGTTCTACCTCCAGCTCTAGTTCTACCTCCAGCTCTAGTTCTACCTCCAGCTCTAGTTCTACCTCCAGCTCTAGTTCTACCTCCAGCTCTAGTTCTACCTCCATCTCCAGCTCTCCCTCCAGCTCTAGTTCTACCTCCAGCTCTAGTTCTACCTCCAGCTCTAGTTCTACCTCCAGCTCTAGTTCTACCTCTATCTCTAGTTCTACCTCCATCTCTAGTTCTACCTCCATCTCTACCTCCATCTCTAGTTCTACCTCCATCTCTACCTCCATTGTTCTCCATTGTTTCCCTCTAGGAGTTTCCAGACTATTCTCTGGCTCCAGACATGACGGTGCTACAGGAGGGGCTTATGGTTAATGCTGTTCCCACGGTGACTTCGGCTGCTGTCCCCTCAACTGAGGATTATGCTGGGAGTTATGGGCTGAAACTGGAGTTCCAACAGAACGGAACCGCAAAGTCTGTTACCTGCACGGTGAGTCCCAGCTAATGCCACCCGATTGCCTTCCCTTATTGCAGTTATTTACCCCCCTCACTCGTACAAGCCCCCTTAGCTGCCACTCTATCGTTTCTCTAACCCCACTGCCTGTCTCTTGTTGATAAACTACACTTCCCATCATCCCCTGTGCTGCAGTGAGTGAGGCTCTATACAAGTCTCACACATGTGACTCTCAATTGGAAACAAGTCTGGGCAAGTCCACTGAGCTGCCAGGGAGGAGTTAAATGTGGGGCTGTGCCGGGGGgagtagtgggggggggggcagcacatGGATCACTAACCCTGCCCTTGGTCTCCCCAGTACTCCCCAGAGCTCAACAAACTCTTCTGCCAGTTGGCCAAGACTTGCCCTTTGTTGGTGCGTGTGGCCACCCCCCCGCCGTGCGGCTCCATTCTCCGGGCTACGGCCGTGTACAAGAAGTCTGAGCATGTGGCTGAGCTGGTGAAGAGATGCCCCCACCATGAGCGCAGCGTGGAGCCCACCGACGGTCAGTGGGTTTTATTCTTACTGCTGCCGGGGCTTCTTTTATACTCATTCTAATGTATGGGGAGACGGGGGGGGATATACTGCTCTTATATATTATTCTACTTATTGCAATAATGGGGAGATCGGGCTGTTGCACTATACAGGGTGGGAGGGGTTGCTAATACAAGGGTTAGTGGCTGTATAGAACGTGGTTATTGGGGGAGgggtgtatataatgtatatgaggGGCTAAGCAGGATTGTACCATATGTAGGGGGGTTGGGGTGTCTGTCTCACACTGGAGTCCATTATGGAGACGGATAAACATGGAGTTTGAAACGGGTTTGTATTTTGTGCAGATGCTGCCCCCCCCAGTCACCTGATGCGAGTGGAGGGGAACCCCCAGGCTTATTATGAGGAGGATGCTGGTAGCGGAcgccatagtgtgtgtgtgccgTATGAGGGGCCTCAGGTAAGAGACATCCCTATAACTCTATCACTAGACATGGAGTAGGGTGGGCTCATTGTGTTGTGTCTCTCGTGCAGGTTGGAACGGAATGTACAACAGTTCTGTACAATTATATGTGTAACAGCTCCTGTATGGGAGGGATGAACCGCCGGCCCATTCTCACCATCATCACCCTCGAGACCCCACAGTGAGTCattcagcccccccccctgccTGGGATGGAACATTCCCTGTAAATGATAAGCAATTTGGTTTTGTTTAGGGGGCTGCTTCTGGGCCGGCGCTGTTTTGAGGTGCGAGTTTGCGCCTGTCCCGGGAGGGATCGTCGTACAGAGGAACAAAATGACATGAAGAAGAGGGGCCTGAAAGCCAATGGGAAGAGAGGTTGGTACCTGGGGGAGGGGACTGTACTATATGGGCTACTTTATTTGGGTGGACCTCCACTGCCCTTATTACAGGAGTGTGGGGGGCACTGGAAATCCTCTAGAGACACTTTTATCACATCGTATCCGACGTGTTTAGTTGCCCACGTCCTGCTGTGCCACATCTTGTGCAATTCATTAGCCATCACTGACCCATTACTTGCCCTCCCCATTATCCTTCATCAACATGTTCCCTAATAGTGGCCCAAACACAGAGCCCAGAACAAAGTAAGTCACATGGTGATTTTATAAAGATCTTCTTAACTGTGGCCTGTGGACAAGTGTCATTTAGCTGTGCCCTGTGCTTGATGGAGACTTACAGTTTCTCAACACCTCTCTACACTGATCTCCCGTGTATGTTCCTTTTATTTACTGACTTCATTGCTCCATCCCCTAAACACAGGGGCAGCTCCACACTAACTGCTTGTTGCACAGGGACCAGTGGGATCTGAAGGCACAAACGCTTATTCTCACTGTTCTTCTGCACAGGATTAGTAATGTGCAACCTCCTCCCTTTCCAGAGCTCCCTCACTCACCCTCCACTCAAGCTCCACTTCCTAAGAAGCGGCTCGTTGTCGTTGATGATGATGAAGAGATCTTCACTTTACGGGTAAATAACCACTTTACTTTTTACCCCCTACCCCTCTTTCCCTTTtgtgccactgggacagaatgttctgttatacagatagctagaatctcagctgccataaagcaggacaggactgctgcttacaatggggatcagataggatctgtgcagccactgggacagaatgttctgttatacagatagctagaatctcagctgccataaagcaggacaggactgctgcttacaatggggatcagataggatctgtgcagccactgggacagaatgttctgttatacagatagctagaatctcagctgccataaagcaggacaggactgctgcttacaatggggatcagataggatctgtgcagccactgggacagaatgttctgttatacagagagctagaatctcagctgccataaagcaggacaggactgctgcttacaatggggatcagataggatctgtgcagccactgggacagaatgttctgttatacagatagctagaatctcagctgccataaagcaggacaggactgctgcttacaatggggatcagataggatctgtgcaaccactgggacagaatgttctgttatacagatagctagaatctcagctgccataaagcaggacaggactgttgcttacaatggggatcagataggatctgtgcagccactgggacagaatgttctgttatacagatagctagaatctcagctgccataaagcaggacaggactgctgcttacaatggggatcagataggatctgtgcagccactgggacagaatgttctgttatacagatagctagaatctcagctgccataaagcaggacaggactgctgcttacaatggggatcagataggatctgtgcagccactgggacagaatgttctgttatacagatagctagaatctcagctgccataaagcaggacaggactgctgcttacaatggggatcagataggatctgtgcagccactgggacggaatgttctgttatacagatagctagaatctcagctgccataaagcaggacagggctgtgcagccactgggacagaatgttctgttatacagatagctagaatctcagctgccataaagcaggacaggactgctgcttacaatggggatcagataagatctgtgcagtcactgggacagaatgttctgttatacagatagaatctcagcggccataaagcaggacaggactgctgcttacaatggggatcagataagatctgtgcagccactgggacagaatgttctgttatacagatagaatctcagctgccataaagcaggacaggactgctgcttacaatggggatcagataggatctgtgcagccactgggacagaatgttctgttatacagatagctagaatctcagctgccataaagcagggcaggactgctgcttacaatggggatcagataggatctgtgcagccactgggacagaatgttctgttatacagatagctagaatctcagctgccataaagcaggacaggactgctgcttacaatggggatcagataagatctgtgcagccactgggacagaatgttctgttatacagatagaatctcagcggccataaagcaggacaggactgctgcttacaatggggatcagataagatctgtgcagccactgggacagaatgttctgttatacagatagctagaatctcagctgccataaagcaggacaggactgctgcttacaatggggatcagataggatctgtgcagccactgggacagaatgttctgttatacagatagctagaatctcagctgccataaagcaggacaggactgctgcttacaatggggatcagataggatctgtgcagccactgggacagaatgttctgttatacagatagctagaatctcagctgccataaagcaggacaggactcctgcttacaatggggatcagataggatctgtgcagccactgggacagaatgttctgttatacagatagctagaatctcagctgccataaagcaggacaggactgctgcttacaatggggatcagataggatctgtgcagccactgggacagaatgttctgttatacagatagctagaatctcagctgccataaagcaggacaggactgctgcttacaatggggatcagataggatctgtgcagccactgggacagaatcttctgttatacagatagaatctcagctgccacaaagcaggacaggactgctgcttacaatggggatcagataggatctgtgcagccactgggacagaatgttctgttatacagatagctagaatctcagctgccataaagcaggacaggactgctgcttacaatggggatcagataggatctgtgcagccactgggacagaatcttctgttatacagatagaatctcagctgccacaaagcaggacaggactgctgcttacaatggggatcagataggatctgtgcagccactgggacagaatgttctgttatacagatagctagaatctcagctgccataaagcaggacaggactgctgctgtATGGGGATGTCAGGGGGATCTACAGACTATACACAGAGTAATACTTCGTACTACTTTATCTTTGCACATTCAGATCAAGGGGCGCAGCCGCTATGAGATGATTAAGAAACTGAATGACGCACTTGAATTACAGGAGAGTCTGGATCAGCAGAAAGTGTAAGTAGTGAGTAGCACAGGGCGGGGCTATAGGCTGATGGTGGATACACTGGCACTTTTAGTTTGGTGGATAATGTCAGCTCTTGGGTACAGTACAGCCGGTTACATGTTGGGGGGAGCTAATTTGTGGTGCTTCTCCCCCCCCACAGGACCATAAAGTGCCGCAAGTGCCGGGATGAAATGAAACCCAAGAAGGGGAAGAAGCTGCTGGTTAAAGAGCCCGACTCTGAATGAGGACCCCACAATGAACATAACGGGGGGATATCGGTGGCCGGTTctccaatcattttttttctttaagctgTGCCCCTCCTTTTAATTAGATTAGAGGTTTCCTATTGCCTGTGGGGGCACCCAATATGTTTACCCACTTAGTCATTAATGGTTTGGGGGGCTCCATTCCACTATTAACCCTTTATAGGTTCATTGTAAGATATGGGGGTACAGTCTAAAAGGAAATGAAGGGAAACAAATGTCCTGTCTGAGCAGAAGTGCATGTGGTCCCAGTGCATTATGGGAGCCTAAGCTCTGTACTTCATGGATTGCAACCCAGTCCGACTAGAGGCAATTGGAGGCTGACTGGTACCTTTCCATTATGAGAGGGGGGCATAATACTGCCCCTCCAGCTGAGTACAGGGTGTATGTTTCCCCAATTACAGTATGAGATGCTTGTCTCCCAGTATGGCGGAACTATGGGCCCAATGTTTG
Coding sequences:
- the tp53.S gene encoding cellular tumor antigen p53-like; protein product: MEPSSETGMEPPLSQETFEDLWSLLPDPLQTGTCRLDNLPEFPDYSLAPDMTVLQEGLMVNAVPTVTSAAVPSTEDYAGSYGLKLEFQQNGTAKSVTCTYSPELNKLFCQLAKTCPLLVRVATPPPCGSILRATAVYKKSEHVAELVKRCPHHERSVEPTDDAAPPSHLMRVEGNPQAYYEEDAGSGRHSVCVPYEGPQVGTECTTVLYNYMCNSSCMGGMNRRPILTIITLETPQGLLLGRRCFEVRVCACPGRDRRTEEQNDMKKRGLKANGKRELPHSPSTQAPLPKKRLVVVDDDEEIFTLRIKGRSRYEMIKKLNDALELQESLDQQKVTIKCRKCRDEMKPKKGKKLLVKEPDSE